From Schistocerca americana isolate TAMUIC-IGC-003095 chromosome 11, iqSchAmer2.1, whole genome shotgun sequence, the proteins below share one genomic window:
- the LOC124553248 gene encoding uncharacterized protein LOC124553248 gives MCCVPHCRGNYGYGPKVSVFYFPNDESLRLKWISAVHRQDWMPSKHSVLCELHLNEDGILCSTSMYDPRTGKLFTAPLDRRRLRKGRLKNQMLGGGLHLCNPFKVTGMPFIFVQCSNINPRDTESHSEWLENSTLHIAIRECGETLEKLIEATSFCNKKLDSVWLLFINHNPYPRVVSYSVINSDLFLSVFIN, from the exons ATGTGTTGCGTGCCACACTGCAGAGGCAATTACGGCTATGGACCCaaagtttctgtgttttattttccgaaTGATGAATCTCTAAGACTGAAATGGATCTCGGCTGTTCACAGACAAGATTGGATGCCTAGtaaacattcagtt CTATGTGAGCTGCATTTAAACGAGGACGGTATATTATGCAGTACAAGTATGTACGACCCAAGAACTGGCAAACTGTTTACAGCACCATTGGATCGTCGACGCTTAAGAAAAGGTAGGTTAAAGAACCAAATGTTAGGCGGAGGCCTACATtt ATGCAATCCCTTCAAAGTTACTGGGATGCCCTTCATATTTGTCCAATGCTCCAACATCAACCCGAGAGACACCGAAAGTCACAGTGAGTGGCTAGAAAACAGTACCCTTCACATTGCCATTCGAGAATGTGGAGAAACGCTGGAGAAGTTGATAGAAGCAACTTCTTTCTGCA ATAAAAAATTAGACAGTGTGTGGTTATTATTTATCAACCACAATCCGTACCCAAGAGTTGTTTCCTACTCTGTTATAAACAGTGATTTATTTCTCAGCGTTTTTATTAATTGA